Genomic window (Gemmatimonadota bacterium):
CTCCTCGCCCCGCCGGATACGGATCGACCCGCGAGCTCTTCCCCCGGTATACCGGTGGAATGTTCGACCTCGTGACGCCGGCGGTCGTGGCGGCCGATCACGTCGTGGCGAACGTCCTCGATGCGAGCCGCGCGGCTCGCCTGGTCCAACAGCACGCGGTGGACCCCTCCCTCCCGAACCTTCTCGAGGTGATCGACGAGTTGATCGAGGCCACCTTCGGGGCGAGGCCCGCGAATCCCTATGAAGCGGAGATCAAGCGCGCTGTCGAGCGGGTTGTGATGGGGCGGCTGATGCGCCTCGCGGACGGGGCCTCGATGCCGCAGGTCCGTGCCGAGGCGCTCCTCCGCCTCGAGGAACGGTCGGAGGCACTCGTCCTCATGGCGGACGCGGCCGCGGACGCCGATCGGGCACACTATGGGCTTCTCGTCCATGACATCGGTCGGTTCCTTTCCGGCGAGGCTCCGGTGAGCGACCTCGTCGCAGTTCCCGCGGCGCCGCCCGGAGCACCGATCGGCGAGCCGGCGATGGATTGGCTCGGGCTCCTGGAGCCGTGGTGCATCCAGGAGGAGGTCTGGTGACCGTGTGGCGCGGGCCGGTCCCGTCGCTTGCGCGCGCCCTCGCGGTGTCAGCGGCGCTCGTGCTGGCAGGGTTCGGCCCGGCCCCGCTTTCCGCCCAGGAGGTTCCGGTGTCGCTTCTCACGGCTCCCGAGCGGACCGACCACCGGGAGACCACGCGGTACGAGGAGGTGGTCGCCTTCATGCGAGCGGTCACCGACGCGTCTCCTCTCATCCACCTGACCTCCTTCGGTTACTCCCTCGAGGGGCGGTCCCTCCCGCTGGCCGTGGTCGGCCGCGTCGCGGACGCCTCCCCGGAGTCCGTGCGTTCAGCCGGGAAAACGGTCGTCTACCTCCAGGGGAACATCCATGCGGGCGAAGTCGAGGGGAAGGAGATCCTCCTGATCCTTCTGCGCGAGATCTCCGAAGGGCGACACGGCGCCCTCCTCGATTCACTCGTGCTCCTCGTGGCGCCGATCCTGAACGCCGACGGGAACGAACGGATCAATCTGACGAATCGCGGTGCCCAACACGGTCCGATCGGAGGGACGGGGACCCGTGCGAACGCGCAGGGGCTCAACATCAACCGCGATCACATGAAGCTGGATTCCCCCGAGGGTCGGTCGTTCGCCCGGCTCCTGACGGAATACGACCCGCATGTCGCAGCCGATCTCCACACGACGAACGGGACCGAGCACGGCTACCATCTCACATTCTCGCCACCTCTCCATCCGAACACCCATCCGGAGATCGTGGCGATCGCGCGGGAACGAATCTTTCCCGAGATGACGGCCCGGGTGAGGGAGGAAACCGGGTGGCACTTCTACTATTACGGCAACCTTCAGGGCCAGGGTGAGGATCGCGGATGGGCGACCTTCGATCACCGGCCGCGCTTCAACAACAACTACCTCGGGCTTCGCAACCGGATCGGGCTTCTCAGCGAAGCGTACTCGTACGCGACCTTCGAGGACAGAATGACGGCGACCCGCCACTTCGTCGCCGAGACCCTCCGCTTCGCCTCCGAACATGCCACGGAGATCCGTGAGCTCACGGCACGGATGGATGCGCAGTCCGTCGTGGGGGAACGCCTCGCGGTCCGGGCCGCAGTGGAGCGATCGGAAGCGCCTGTGGAGATTCTACTCGGGAGTGTGACCGAGGAAGTGAATCCCTATTCGGGCGCGAGGATGCTCCGACGGACCGACGAGGTCCGTTCCGAACGCATGTGGGAATTCGGGACCTTTCAGGCGACCGCGACGGAGGTGGTTCCGGGAGCATATTACATTCCCGCGGAAATGACCGAGGTCCTTCGCACGTTGGAGGCCCATGGGGTACGCATGAGTCCCGTCGCATCCGGTGCTCTCGGTATGCCGGGCTCCCTCGAGCGATTCCGGCTCGAAGCCGTGGCCTCTGCTGCGGGCACCTTCGAGGGGCGGGTCGAGCAGACGCTGAGCGGTGCCTGGGAGCCTGCCGGGGCAGAGGTTACGATGGAGGTCGTCGAGGTCCTCGTCGCACAACCGCTGGGGCGGCTGATCTTTTCCCTCCTCGAACCCCGCTCCGACGATGGACTCGCGAACTGGGGCTTTTTCGCGTCCGCGCTAGAGGGCGCGTCATTTTATCCAGTCTTGCGGGGGCCATAGGGGCCCTCACTACGGACGCACTCCCAATCCCATCACCAGCACGCTGTGTGTGGGACGGATGCGCAGCATCGTGGATGGCGAGGACCCGTGAGCCGCTTCGATGGCCGGGACTGCGTAGCCTCGCACCGCAAGATCGAAGAACCATGTACCTTCCAGGGGCCACTCGAGGCCGATCTCCCCCACGATCCCGACCCCGGTGGCGCTGGCCGTTTCGGCGGAGCGCGCCGACGTGTTCGCCAGCCGCATGAGAGCGGGGCCGCCCCCCACGCGAAAAGAGCGCAGCGGTTTCCAGAATGCCGAGACCCATCCCGTTCTGGCGATCCAGTAACCGCTGGTATGTTCTGGAGACTCGCCTCCCCGGTAGCCGTGAGCACCCCCAAGCGAGGTCCGCCCATAACCCGCGCCCAACGCAAACGGCCTTGCGACGGAGAACCGACCCGAAATTTCAAGAGTTGGCCCGCCACTCTCCTCCCACGGGTGAAGCGTCGGACCAGGGCACCCCAAGACGAAGCCGAGGAATTCGATGCAACCTCCTGGTGTCGAGTCACCAAATCCAGCGCGATCCATCTCCTCGGCCAGTCCGGCCGCCAGGCCGCTAGAGGCCCAACCCAGACTCGCGCTCAGCGAGAATCGCTTCGGGGATTGTCCGGTTTCCTCCAGCGGAGTCTGTCCGACAAGGAGACCGGGCATGAGAAGCGTTAGTAACAGAATGCGTGCATCGGACGGGTTTGGACGTCGCGTGTTGGAGACCCTCACTTCTTGGACGCACCAGCCAACTGCTCTCTCGGGTCCAATTCTGGGGCTTGTCATCTTTCTCCCTCGCTGTATCACGGGGCGTCCGACTTCTTCGCGGTAGCTCTCGTCAGGGATTCGGCGAGTCTGAAACTCCTCCGCGTTGTGGTCCCATCAAGATGGCTCTCCGTCGAGCGCGGGAGCGTACGCCACTTGACTTAGCGGTGACCCCACAGTGACGTAGTCGCACGCCGGATTCCGGGCGGGAGTGGGCGCAGGCGATCCGGCGATGTCCGTTACCTTGAGAAAACTCGGGTGACTGGAAGAGCGGCTGGGGACACCCCAGCGGGGAGATCCGAATGACCGGAATGCGGGGTGTCGCGGGGGTGACGGTAGCGATCGCGTCATTCGGGCTCCACCCTTCGCCGGGTGATGCCTAGGGCGCACCATCGGCATTCTCAGAATGCGCGTCGCCCGGCCAATGGGTCCAGGAAGAGGGGCTCGTGGCCGTGGGCGGGATCGCGCAGTGGGTCACCATCCACGGGGACGACGGCACGGTTGCGGCGCTCGAGGCCATCGGACCCCCACCCTGGGAGGCGCCCCCCAACTTCGGCATCCTTCGTGGTCTTCCAAGGGCTTGCGAGGCGGGCGTGGCGAACTGTCGGGCTGTGTACGACGATCTCGTGTGACCGGAGCTTCGATCCACATTGGACGACCGTCCGCTCAGTTCTTAGAATTTGGACATCAGCTCCAGAGTCATCGCCGCGCCCCATGGAGGAGCCCCGGCGACGGGCCTGACGGCCAGCCCTGAGAACCGGTCCCGGCGGACACCCAACGAATCCTATCCCGGAAGGGAGGCACCCTTGAATCGAATCGAAGTCCAGACCGAAAAGATCCGGACCGAACGCGGGTTCATCGCGGCGTTGGATCAGAGCGGGGGGAGCACGCCGAAGGCCCTCCGGAGTTATGGGATCGAGGAGGGTGCCTGGTCGAACGACAAGGAAATGTTCGACCTGGTACATGCAATGCGGGCTCGGATCATTACGAGCCCGGCCTTCTCGGGAGAACGCCTGATCGGCGCGATTCTCTTCGAGGACACGATGGATCGGGACATCGAAGGCCGGCCGACCGGGGACTACCTCTGGGAAGTGAAGGGAGTCGTCCCTTTTCTCAAAGTAGACAAGGGACTCGCCGAGGAAAAAGATGGAGTGCAGCTCATGAAGGACATCCCAGGCCTCGACGCGCTACTCGGGCGGGCGAAGTCGAAGAATGTGTTCGGCACGAAGATGCGCTCTGTGATCAAGCTGGCAAATCCGACGGGGATTGCGGCCATCGTCCGCCAGCAGCTTGAAGTTGGCGCGCAAATTCTCGCCGCCGGTCTCGTTCCGATCCTGGAGCCCGAGGTGGAGATCAAGAGCCCTGAAAAAGCCAAGGCCGAAGCCCTGCTGAAGGCGGAGATTTTGAAGGGGCTTGAATCGCTTGGCGGGAGCGAGCACGTGATGCTGAAGCTCACGCTCCCCGAGGAGGACAACCTCTACCGCGAGTGCATCGAGCACTCGAACGTGTTGAAGGTCGTGGCGCTGTCTGGGGGTTACTCGCGCGCGGAGGCCAACGAACGGCTGAGCCGGAACCGAGGAATGGTGGCGAGTTTTTCCCGGGCGCTCGTCGAGGGCCTCTCCGCCGGTCAGAGCGACGACGAGTTCAACGCGACCCTCGACGCCGCTATCGAGAGCATCTACCAGGCATCGCGCAGCTGATCCCGGGATCTGCGGGCTTGAATGGCGATTCCAGGGAAATGCCCAACCCTCGCCTCAGCCCTGCGGGAGCGCGTCCACAAGCTCCACCATGCGGCGCAGGTGTTCCTGGGTAGGAAGCCGCCCTCTGCCTCCACCCAAATTGTCCACCATGTGCTCGGGGTCCCCGGTTCCGGGCACCGCCACGGTGACGGCCGGGTGGGCCACCACGAACTTCAACATGAACTGCGCCCAGGTCGTGGCATCGAACTCGGCGGCCCACTCCGGGAGCGGTCTGTCACCGATTCGCGCCCACATCCGACTTCTCCCGAAAGGGAGGTACACCATGACCGCGATCCCTTCGTCCTGCGCCAGAGGGAAGATCGTCTCCTCTGCGACTCGGTTGTCGATCGCGTAGTCGATGCCGATACAATCAATCGGGTAGTCTCGCATGACCTGAGCGAGCGCCGGGTATTGATTCTCGCTGGTGGTTGTCATGCCGATATGGCTGATCCGGCCGGCCGCCTTGTATTCCTGCAGGATGCCGAGCTGCGTGGGCGGATCGCCCATGTTGTGGACCTGGTTGAGGTCGATCACAGGCACCCGCAGGCGAGCGAATGACCGCTCGATCTGATCCCGGACCGCGGCGGGATCGGCCGATCCCCCCTGGTCGACGTTGACCTTCGTCGCCCAGAAGATATTGTCCGCGAATCCGTCTTGGCTTGCCCACTCTCCCGCGTATTCTTCGGACCCGCCCCCTCCATATCCCGCCGCCGTATCGAATACCCTGCCGGCCCCCTCGGCCCCGTTTGCCAGGGCGTGCAGAACCGCGCGGTGGCCGGCCAGCTCCTCCGAGCTCGCGTTGGCCGAGATCCACCGGCCTCCGAGGCCGATCACGGGGATCTGCACGCCGCTGGAGGGGATCGGCTTCAGGATCATCCCCTGTGACCCGATCTGTGCGGCCAGCGCTTCGCGCAGGCCGGAACCGTATCGTCCAAGGGTGAGCGCCGCACCGGCCCCGGCCGTGATTCGGAGCCATTCGCGTCTAGAGATCATGGATTCCTCGCGGATTCAGTCGTCGTCGGATTTGATCGTCGGGTGTCCCGATGTGGCGCCCGACGATGCCTCTCACCCTCAGTTCCCGGACGTTTCGGGAAGTCGGCTCTGCCTCACTTTTTCGGAGTATTTCTCGTATAGCTGCCGGTGGATATCGTTCAGGTCGATCCGCCCTCCCCGAATGTAGGCGTCCTCCACGCGGGATCGCGTGTCGAGCGGGTGTCCGGTCGTGACGATCAGCGTTGCGTCCTTCCCGATTTCGATGGATCCCACCAGATCGTCGATCCCGAAGATCTGAGCCGGGTACAGCGTGACCGCGCGGACCGCTTCCTCCTCAGGAAGTCCGAACGCGACGGCGACCCCCGCCTCGTACGGCAGGCGGTTTGCGTAGGGGGCACTCGGTCCTCCGGTGATCGCGAATCGCACTCCCAGATCCGCCAGTCGGCCGGCGAGCGCGTATGCGTGGTCGTACGGCTCCCACGCGCGGCCCGGTGCGGCCATAGTTGACGTGAGGAGCACTGGAATTCCCTTCGCCACCAAATGGTCGGCGACATAGGGGGCGTCCGTTCCGCCGCGGAGAACGAGGCGGATCCCCTCCTCCTCGGCCCAGGTGATCGCGTCCTGAATCTGACGGAGCTCGCTCGCCGATACGACCACGGGGACGTCCCCCGCCAGCGCCGGAAGCATGGCCTCCCACCGCAGATCGAGCGGGAGGGAGCCGCCGCCACTCCGCACGTCCCGATACTCGCGCGCGGTCTGGAAGAGGCGCCGGAGCTCCCGAATCTGGGCGGCGTATGCGTCCGCGTCGTTCGGATTCGGCCAGTTGACGTTCAGCGCCAGCCGGCTCCGCATCGTCATCGCCTCCCAGCTCCAACCGTCCAGGGCGAGCGCGGCCGAAAGTCCGGAGACGAGTCCCCCGCCCGGAGTCGTGATGGAGACGAGGACGCCGTTCGAGCGCGTGGTTCCGATATGCCGGCTCTCCGGGTTCACGGCCACTTCGACGCGGGCATTGGGATTGAAGGCGCCGAACTCGTTCGTGTCGATCGTGAGGTCTATGGATCCGATCTCGTAGAGGCCGACCTGGCTAAATCCGTCTATCAACCCCGGATAGACGTGCCTGCCGGTGACGTCCACCCGCTCCGCGTCGGGCGGGATCGAAACGTTCGTCCCGACGGCGGTGATGACGCCGTCCACGAAGAGGACGGTTCCGTTCGAGATATCGGGGCCGCTCACCGGGTGCACCGTTCCGCCCGTGAGCGCGACGGCGCG
Coding sequences:
- a CDS encoding fructose bisphosphate aldolase, encoding MNRIEVQTEKIRTERGFIAALDQSGGSTPKALRSYGIEEGAWSNDKEMFDLVHAMRARIITSPAFSGERLIGAILFEDTMDRDIEGRPTGDYLWEVKGVVPFLKVDKGLAEEKDGVQLMKDIPGLDALLGRAKSKNVFGTKMRSVIKLANPTGIAAIVRQQLEVGAQILAAGLVPILEPEVEIKSPEKAKAEALLKAEILKGLESLGGSEHVMLKLTLPEEDNLYRECIEHSNVLKVVALSGGYSRAEANERLSRNRGMVASFSRALVEGLSAGQSDDEFNATLDAAIESIYQASRS
- a CDS encoding amidohydrolase family protein, which encodes MRYAFAWVGGTLVRSVLPVMAVASFLMVPQADAQVPAAPQSRAVALTGGTVHPVSGPDISNGTVLFVDGVITAVGTNVSIPPDAERVDVTGRHVYPGLIDGFSQVGLYEIGSIDLTIDTNEFGAFNPNARVEVAVNPESRHIGTTRSNGVLVSITTPGGGLVSGLSAALALDGWSWEAMTMRSRLALNVNWPNPNDADAYAAQIRELRRLFQTAREYRDVRSGGGSLPLDLRWEAMLPALAGDVPVVVSASELRQIQDAITWAEEEGIRLVLRGGTDAPYVADHLVAKGIPVLLTSTMAAPGRAWEPYDHAYALAGRLADLGVRFAITGGPSAPYANRLPYEAGVAVAFGLPEEEAVRAVTLYPAQIFGIDDLVGSIEIGKDATLIVTTGHPLDTRSRVEDAYIRGGRIDLNDIHRQLYEKYSEKVRQSRLPETSGN
- a CDS encoding M14 family metallopeptidase; this translates as MTVWRGPVPSLARALAVSAALVLAGFGPAPLSAQEVPVSLLTAPERTDHRETTRYEEVVAFMRAVTDASPLIHLTSFGYSLEGRSLPLAVVGRVADASPESVRSAGKTVVYLQGNIHAGEVEGKEILLILLREISEGRHGALLDSLVLLVAPILNADGNERINLTNRGAQHGPIGGTGTRANAQGLNINRDHMKLDSPEGRSFARLLTEYDPHVAADLHTTNGTEHGYHLTFSPPLHPNTHPEIVAIARERIFPEMTARVREETGWHFYYYGNLQGQGEDRGWATFDHRPRFNNNYLGLRNRIGLLSEAYSYATFEDRMTATRHFVAETLRFASEHATEIRELTARMDAQSVVGERLAVRAAVERSEAPVEILLGSVTEEVNPYSGARMLRRTDEVRSERMWEFGTFQATATEVVPGAYYIPAEMTEVLRTLEAHGVRMSPVASGALGMPGSLERFRLEAVASAAGTFEGRVEQTLSGAWEPAGAEVTMEVVEVLVAQPLGRLIFSLLEPRSDDGLANWGFFASALEGASFYPVLRGP
- a CDS encoding aldo/keto reductase, which gives rise to MISRREWLRITAGAGAALTLGRYGSGLREALAAQIGSQGMILKPIPSSGVQIPVIGLGGRWISANASSEELAGHRAVLHALANGAEGAGRVFDTAAGYGGGGSEEYAGEWASQDGFADNIFWATKVNVDQGGSADPAAVRDQIERSFARLRVPVIDLNQVHNMGDPPTQLGILQEYKAAGRISHIGMTTTSENQYPALAQVMRDYPIDCIGIDYAIDNRVAEETIFPLAQDEGIAVMVYLPFGRSRMWARIGDRPLPEWAAEFDATTWAQFMLKFVVAHPAVTVAVPGTGDPEHMVDNLGGGRGRLPTQEHLRRMVELVDALPQG